A window of Pseudomonadota bacterium genomic DNA:
AGTTCCAAAACGCCCCATTTTGGCCGATCTCTGCGTTGGCCTCAAATTTCGCACGAAGTGACACGTAGTGAAGCATAAGCGCTAATCTTTAGCGCTATCCTCGAAATACCCGATGTATTCCTGTGGTTGAAATTTTCGCCCGCCTTGAGCTTGACCAAACTGAAACGTTTTGAAAGTGGCTCATAAGTTAATTAAATTAATTTTTAGTAAAAAAGCTAAATGTGGTTACCCTGACTCAGAGAATTTTGGAGAAAGTTCCAGACAAATTTCTGGCAGGTCTTTCAGTAATTAATTTTTATGACGATGAAAAGTATCCAATCGTTAGATATTTGAAGGGGAAGCCATTTTCAAAGCCATCAAGAATTGATGTGTTTATGGGTGGAGTCGCATCAAAGCAAAAGTATTCTTTGATGCACTTCAACTTTGTAATCCTACAATCGCAAACCATGTCGTTCAATATTTTCAGCCAAAATCAAAGGATCAGGATCAATAAAATAATTGACGCCAATTGTTATAAACTGTAAACTGCGTCATCATTTTATGTTGTGAACCATAATAAGTATAATCTGTTTGCTGAAGAACAGGAATAATTTCTTACAACTTATTTACCAAATGGTGGCTCAGCAGTTTCAAGGGAAATACAGATAAAAAAAGCAACTATTGGCAACTTGATCCGCTATAAGCTTATTATTGATTCTGACAATTTCGCAATAAACCAATATGTAAATTAATCTCCAGAAATTGCGAGAAATATATGAGTAAAACCAAAGGACAAATAGAAGCCGAAATCTGTGAGTCCGTGATAAAATTTGAAAAAGAATACATGGGTCGCGGTCCGCTCGAAACCAAGGCTTATATTATTGATGACATTGTATTGGTGCGGCTGAAAAATGTGCTTACCTTGTCGGAAATCAAGCTGGCTGAAGCGACTGACCGCAGAGACGGACGCGAATTAATAAAACGCATACGGATTACACTGCTTGAGCAAGGCCGCCCTTTGCTGGAAGCAGCAATAGAGGAAATTGTAGGGGTAAAAGTAATAAGCTTGCACACTGATATAAGTACGGTTACCGGTGAGCGGGTTATTCTTTTTTCCTTGGAGTTTTCCCCCACCTTTTTTCCAAATCGCAACTGAACTTAATGATTTATTTGCTTGGTATAGGGATAAAATAATTTTCTTGACAGGGATGGAACCTAATGTTAGAAAAAATTGAAATTGATCTGTTTGCGGGATGGCGTTGCGGCGAACTCCTGTAGAAGGATTGAGATTTGGAATAATTACCTGAAAGTTTGAACGGGCCCTGAACCGGCAGGTTAAGGGTGCGGAAAAAATATAAGGCCATGATTCGTTTGATACAGACGAATCATGGCCTTTTTTTTTGCATAATAAGAAAGAACTCATACCTAAATTAAACGGATTTTATAGCTCGTTTTTTTAAAAAGCGGATTACGTAAAAGGATAGGGGCTTTCGGAGCATAACATGTTTGATAAAGTTTTGATTGCCAACCGTGGCGAAATCGCAATTCGAATAATTCACACTTGCAAACGTATGGGCATCCATACAGTGGGAGTGTATTCAGACGCTGATTGCCATAGCCCGCATCGCCGGATTGCTGATGAAGCGGTCTATATCGGTGGGTCGGGCATTCAGGAATCCTATCTTAACGAGGAAAGGATTATTTCTGCGGCACTGGCCACAGGCTGCAGGGCCGTGCATCCTG
This region includes:
- a CDS encoding DUF2294 domain-containing protein; protein product: MSKTKGQIEAEICESVIKFEKEYMGRGPLETKAYIIDDIVLVRLKNVLTLSEIKLAEATDRRDGRELIKRIRITLLEQGRPLLEAAIEEIVGVKVISLHTDISTVTGERVILFSLEFSPTFFPNRN